The nucleotide window GGCTTCGATGGGCCGCGCTCTCCACGGCCGGCTACACCCGCTACGACAACGACGAAGTTCGCAACCATTTCACCGACCGGCGGATTCCACTAACCAACGCCAGCGGGGTGTACGACGAGCCGTGCGCCCAACACGTTCTGGCCCAAATCCTCGCCGGTCGGCGCGCACTGCCCGAATCCGCCGATGCCGCCGCCCGGCACAAGTGGGAGTACGACAAGGTCCGCGGCATCACCCACCTGCTGACCGGCACCGTCGCGATCTTCGGTTACGGCGCGATCGCGATCGGGCTCGTGCAACTTCTCGCACCGTTCAACGTCGAGATCGTCGGCGTCCGGCGCCGGGCACGGGGCGATGAAGCCATCCCGATCATCGAAACCGACGACGAGTCGGCCGTGAACGACCTGCTCGCCCGGGCGGACCATGTGGTCAACATCCTGCCGGCCCACCCGGGGACGACCCACTATTTCAACGCGGAGCGGCTCGGCTTGATCCGACCCTCGGCGTGCTACTACTCGATCGGCCGCGGCAGCACGACCGATCAGCAGGCGCTGATCGCGGCGTTGCAGGCGGGTCGGTTGCAGCAAGCTTGGCTCGATGTGACCGACCCGGAGCCGTTGCCGGCGTCAGACCCGCTGTGGGACGCACCGCGGTGCTACATCACGCCCCACGTCGCAGGCGGACTGCAACGCGAGGATTCGGTGCTCGTGGGGCACTTCCTGGCCAACTTCGAGCGCCTTCTGGCCGGGGAACCGCTGACCGATCGGATCGTCTGACCGGCGATCGGCACCCCCGGCAATCGCGGCATGTTGCGGAACGTGGGCGAAATGCCCCCGCCATTGGTGGATCGACCCCGGCAGATCGTCCGATAGACAACATGGAGACGATCCCGGTTTCCGGTGCGCTGTCGTTGCGCCGCGGGCCGGGCTGTTGGACCATGTCCGAGCACGCCGACGACATCCCGAACACGCCCGACGACCCGGCAGGCGATCCGCCGCGCCGGCGTGCGTCGGACCGGCAGGAACCGCCTACTCCGGACTACGCATCACCGGAGTTTGCCGCACCGAACATCGGCGATGAAGACGAGGGCGGCCTCGACGGGCTGCGAAGCCGGGCCATCAACTCCGGCATCTGGAGCTTCGCCGGCTACCTCACGCAACAAGGCCTGCGGTTCGGCGGCAATGTCGCCCTCTTCTGGATTTTCGCTCACAACCTCAGGGGCACCGACAACGACCCGGCCGCCATCTTCGGCATCATGGCCCTGGTCAATATCGCCGTTCAGGGTCTGCAGATGTTCTCCGACGTCGGCATCGGGCCGGCGATCATCCAGAACCCACGCGGCGACGACAAAGCCTTCCTCAACACCGCGTGGACCATCCAGGTCTTGCGCGGCATCGCGCTCTGGCTCATCGGTTGCGCGATCGCCTACCCGGCCGCCTGGATCTACGACACCCCGGAACTGATTTACCTCGTCCCCGTCGTCGCGATCAACGCCCTGTTTCGCGGCTTTGACCACACCGCGATCTTCCAGCTCAACCGCAAGCTCCAGCTCGGCAAGGTCGTTGCCCTCCAAACCCTCCAACAAATCATCAGCGTCATCCTGATGATCGTCTGGGCACAGTTCATCAGCTCCGACGTGTGGGCGCTGGCCGTTCCGGTGGTCGCGTCGACGCTGATCTACACCGTGCTGACGCACACATTCCTCGGCAAGGGCGACGGACGGAAACTGCAATGGGACCAATCCGCCGCGCAGGAACTTCTGAAGTTCGGCAAGTGGATCTTCGTGAGCACCACGCTCACTTTCCTTGCGTTGCAGACCGACCGGCTGGTCTTCGGCGCCCAAGTCAGCAAGGCCGAACTCGGCGTGTACACGATCGCACTCATGTTCGCGTCCCTGCCGGTGATGATCATCCAGAAACTCGGCGGCCAGGTGTTGTTCCCCGGCTACGCCCGACTTCAGCACGATCGGCCGCGATTCGATCAGGTGTACCACAAGGTTCACAAGGCCGTGCTGATGGCCGGCGCACTGACGGTCGCGGGCCTGTTCGCCGCGGGTCGACCGATGATCGAGCTGATCTACCCGCCCGAGGCCCACGAGGCCGGCTGGATGCTGCAACTGCTCGCCATCATGGCGTGGTTCCAGGTCATCGGCGAACCCATCCGCTCGGCCATCCTCGCATTGGGCAAACCGATGTGGCTCGCGGTCGCCAACGCCGGCAAGGTCATCTCGCTTTTCGCCGGCGTGCTCATGGGCTTCCAGGTCGGCAGCCAGATCGACTACATCACGCCGATTCAGGGCGCGATCCTCGGCGTCGTGCTCTCGGAGTTGGTCCGCTACGCACTCATGGCCATCGCAGCCCACCTCGAAAACCTTCCCGGGCTCTGGCTCGACGCGTGGTTCACGGTGCTTCTCATGATCACCGCCATCGGCTCGGCATTGGCGGCATTTCACATCGAACGATCCACCGGCAGCGCGTTGCTCGCGATGGCCGTCGCGATCGTGCTGGTCGTCGCCACCTGGGCACCACTCGCGGCCCGTAGCGTCCAGAAAGCCCGAAAACGGGAATGAAAACGCCAGATTGGATCGGATAAACGAAAAGGGCCGACGAACACGCGATGGCGTTCATCGGCCCATTTTCATGGCCACACGTGCGGAACGTTGGTTAGAGACCGCCGCCGGCACCACGACCGCCGCCCTGCATCTGCATGAATGTCTGCATGCCTTGGGCGACCAGCGCCTGGAGCGTGTCGCTCGGCAGGAAGCCATCGATGATCAACGCGCTGTCATCGCTGGACACCGCGACACCCAGCGGAGCCAGATCGGGCGGCATGTTGACCTGCACGGGCATGCCGAACTGCTGGGCCGTGTCGCCGACCGTACGGACCAACTCGTCGAGCCGGAAGTACATCACCGCGACACGCTCGTCGGGGAGTTGGTC belongs to Planctomycetota bacterium and includes:
- a CDS encoding D-2-hydroxyacid dehydrogenase codes for the protein MPSESSGPSLRVWVGQLFDAEGEKRLKAGLDGHELLRPDGGTESNLTLASPCEKCRSADVVFGQPVVSDLLDNDRLRWAALSTAGYTRYDNDEVRNHFTDRRIPLTNASGVYDEPCAQHVLAQILAGRRALPESADAAARHKWEYDKVRGITHLLTGTVAIFGYGAIAIGLVQLLAPFNVEIVGVRRRARGDEAIPIIETDDESAVNDLLARADHVVNILPAHPGTTHYFNAERLGLIRPSACYYSIGRGSTTDQQALIAALQAGRLQQAWLDVTDPEPLPASDPLWDAPRCYITPHVAGGLQREDSVLVGHFLANFERLLAGEPLTDRIV
- a CDS encoding oligosaccharide flippase family protein produces the protein METIPVSGALSLRRGPGCWTMSEHADDIPNTPDDPAGDPPRRRASDRQEPPTPDYASPEFAAPNIGDEDEGGLDGLRSRAINSGIWSFAGYLTQQGLRFGGNVALFWIFAHNLRGTDNDPAAIFGIMALVNIAVQGLQMFSDVGIGPAIIQNPRGDDKAFLNTAWTIQVLRGIALWLIGCAIAYPAAWIYDTPELIYLVPVVAINALFRGFDHTAIFQLNRKLQLGKVVALQTLQQIISVILMIVWAQFISSDVWALAVPVVASTLIYTVLTHTFLGKGDGRKLQWDQSAAQELLKFGKWIFVSTTLTFLALQTDRLVFGAQVSKAELGVYTIALMFASLPVMIIQKLGGQVLFPGYARLQHDRPRFDQVYHKVHKAVLMAGALTVAGLFAAGRPMIELIYPPEAHEAGWMLQLLAIMAWFQVIGEPIRSAILALGKPMWLAVANAGKVISLFAGVLMGFQVGSQIDYITPIQGAILGVVLSELVRYALMAIAAHLENLPGLWLDAWFTVLLMITAIGSALAAFHIERSTGSALLAMAVAIVLVVATWAPLAARSVQKARKRE